A window of Sphingomonas adhaesiva contains these coding sequences:
- the thpR gene encoding RNA 2',3'-cyclic phosphodiesterase produces the protein MHRLFVALRPPPAVRAALLAAMEGLPGARWQDDEQLHLTLRFIGEVDRHRAEDIAAALAGIAAPTVAARVEGVGTFDTRGYVDTLWARVVPVDALAALHRKVDQAVARAGIAPDRRRYLPHVTLARFGRRAADPAAIARWVEAHAGLATAPFPLDHLLLYESHLTGDGARYDAVARWRLD, from the coding sequence ATGCACCGCCTGTTCGTCGCCCTGCGCCCGCCCCCCGCCGTCCGCGCCGCCCTGTTGGCGGCGATGGAAGGGCTGCCGGGCGCGCGCTGGCAGGACGACGAGCAACTCCACCTCACGCTGCGCTTCATCGGCGAGGTGGACCGGCATCGGGCGGAGGATATCGCCGCTGCCCTCGCCGGCATAGCCGCCCCGACGGTCGCGGCCCGCGTCGAGGGGGTGGGCACGTTCGACACCCGCGGGTACGTCGACACGCTGTGGGCACGCGTCGTGCCCGTCGACGCGCTCGCCGCGCTCCACCGCAAGGTGGATCAGGCTGTGGCCCGCGCCGGCATCGCGCCCGATCGGCGCCGCTACCTGCCGCATGTCACGCTCGCCCGCTTCGGTCGCCGCGCCGCCGATCCCGCCGCGATCGCGCGCTGGGTGGAGGCGCACGCCGGCCTTGCCACGGCGCCCTTCCCGCTCGACCATCTGCTGCTGTACGAAAGCCACCTGACCGGCGACGGCGCCCGCTACGACGCGGTGGCACGCTGGCGGCTTGATTGA
- a CDS encoding transglutaminase-like domain-containing protein: MRLSIRVHLDYAFPEPADVLLQIEAAAQRDQRLEAQSLTIRSDHPIRAVAGEEGIGQRCWARGDRRLVADYAATVRIARDDVDLTALPATPVAQLPPGLIAYLLPSRYCESDRLENWARRRFAGLSGGALAMALMEWVHANLEYGWTDSSGRTGALETFAQRRGVCRDYAHLLVALARAVEIPARCVSAYAPGVDPPDFHAVAELWLDGAWRLMDATGMARADELARVAVGRDATDVAFMTIFGTAHLLAQTVEVVRLADAGTVA; encoded by the coding sequence ATGCGCCTCTCCATCCGCGTCCACCTGGACTATGCCTTTCCCGAGCCGGCCGACGTGCTGCTGCAGATCGAGGCGGCGGCGCAACGCGATCAGCGGCTGGAGGCGCAGTCGCTGACGATCCGCTCCGATCACCCGATCCGCGCGGTGGCGGGGGAGGAGGGGATCGGGCAGCGTTGCTGGGCGCGCGGCGACCGGCGGCTGGTCGCCGATTATGCCGCCACCGTGCGGATCGCGCGCGACGATGTCGACCTGACCGCGCTGCCCGCGACGCCGGTCGCGCAACTGCCGCCGGGGCTGATCGCGTATCTGCTCCCCAGCCGCTATTGCGAGTCGGACCGGCTGGAGAATTGGGCGCGACGCCGCTTCGCCGGGCTGTCGGGCGGTGCGCTGGCGATGGCGCTGATGGAATGGGTGCACGCGAACCTGGAATATGGCTGGACCGATTCCAGCGGGCGTACCGGCGCGCTGGAGACGTTCGCCCAGCGACGCGGCGTGTGCCGGGACTATGCGCACCTGCTGGTGGCGCTGGCGCGCGCGGTCGAGATCCCGGCGCGCTGCGTGTCGGCCTATGCGCCCGGCGTCGATCCGCCCGACTTCCACGCGGTGGCCGAGCTGTGGCTGGACGGGGCGTGGCGGCTGATGGACGCGACCGGCATGGCGCGCGCGGACGAGCTGGCGCGGGTCGCGGTGGGGCGCGATGCGACCGACGTCGCGTTCATGACGATCTTCGGCACCGCGCACCTGCTGGCGCAGACCGTCGAGGTCGTCCGGCTGGCCGATGCCGGAACGGTCGCGTGA
- a CDS encoding Bax inhibitor-1/YccA family protein: MANWSDPRPSATAFGGAASGTRTEAYDAGLRSYMLSVYNYMASGVLLTGIVALLFAMSGAAATVFQTPLRWVITLAPLGFVFAMSFGQGKFSSGTLKAMFWGFAVAMGLSLSTIFLVYSPLAIAQAFFATAAGFGALSLYGYTTKRDLSAFGTFLIIGLVGLIVASLINMFVQSGPLGLVISLVGVLLFAGLTAYDTQRTKSLYFQVAGYGPEMVGKAIVMSALSLYLDFINMFLFILRLFGGNRD; encoded by the coding sequence ATGGCCAATTGGTCCGATCCCCGGCCCTCCGCCACCGCTTTCGGCGGCGCCGCTTCGGGCACCCGCACCGAGGCGTATGACGCCGGGCTGCGTTCGTACATGCTGTCGGTCTACAACTACATGGCATCGGGCGTGCTGCTGACGGGTATCGTCGCGCTGCTGTTCGCCATGTCGGGTGCCGCGGCTACCGTGTTCCAGACGCCGCTGCGCTGGGTCATCACGCTGGCGCCGCTCGGCTTCGTGTTCGCGATGAGCTTCGGACAGGGCAAGTTCTCGTCCGGTACGCTGAAGGCGATGTTCTGGGGCTTCGCGGTCGCGATGGGGCTGTCGCTGTCGACGATCTTCCTCGTCTATTCGCCGCTGGCGATCGCGCAGGCGTTCTTCGCCACCGCGGCGGGCTTCGGTGCGCTGAGCCTGTACGGCTACACCACCAAGCGCGACCTGTCGGCGTTCGGCACGTTCCTCATCATCGGTCTGGTCGGCCTGATCGTGGCGAGCCTCATCAACATGTTCGTCCAGTCGGGGCCGCTGGGCCTGGTCATCTCGCTGGTCGGCGTGCTGCTGTTCGCGGGCCTGACCGCCTATGACACGCAGCGCACCAAGAGCCTGTACTTCCAGGTCGCGGGCTATGGCCCGGAGATGGTCGGCAAGGCGATCGTGATGTCGGCGCTGAGCCTGTACCTCGACTTCATCAACATGTTCCTGTTCATCCTGCGCCTGTTCGGCGGCAACCGGGACTGA